A genomic region of Cyprinus carpio isolate SPL01 chromosome B11, ASM1834038v1, whole genome shotgun sequence contains the following coding sequences:
- the LOC109054539 gene encoding uncharacterized protein LOC109054539 isoform X1, with product MDALDMLLQQTDYHNFEREAKYHYLANFPPRQESGYYSEVNILVLREVTTKSVSMKLRRRTVLRSRRLRQREHVKDSESISVVLRDADSSQSDSVEEIKDQVSVLRDMERPVRKSRAGSSCRVRKEGERPLSDVEAQPGTVQKISLAPGAMAEDTLEKLRFRANTSKTKIEIESRAELESILDESSTDFTVESGPSSPCRPLNTVRCRECERLFAKMRKHPTPEKKSRDTDPASLSCDVWVLLKKWHPQRHRHREKGLLWTSLSRIRKLLAGGSDFAAVNRTEANCSRPHAFQQRNLRRCKYLLSIQTNRSITKAKPRHRKRSRSVVWPPVAGWTSSVKRKPSLNNTFSQQLSPLNLSVRMTQEDKLLVDDKISRLNADLKLNSDASSEQRTTNVRGKLNKQEVFDGIDGTRRVLKFDETPETVAVEAAEQRKSPRQKHKRGVIREAQNGFQNEQQEEISEDSDGFRTPTDLFSVKPKMKRGNQKKVSASGVTKPAAQKPNFMSMLATLVKNQNQIIKESCK from the exons ATGGACGCGTTGGACATGTTATTACAGCAAACAGACTATCACAATTTTGAGAGAGA GGCTAAGTACCACTACCTCGCTAACTTTCCTCCAAGACAAGAGTCAGGATACTACAGTGAG GTGAACATCTTGGTTCTCAGGGAGGTTACTACCAAATCTGTCTCTATGAAGCTGCGGCGCAGGACAGTCCTGAGAAGCCGACGGCTTCGACAGCGAGAACATGTGAAGGACTCTGAGAGCATCTCTGTGGTGTTGAGGGACGCTGACTCTAGTCAGTCAGACAGTGTGGAAGAAATAAAAGATCAGGTGTCTGTTCTTCGTGATATGGAGCGGCCGGTAAGGAAGAGTAGAGCTGGTTCATCATGTCGCGTGAGAAAAGAAGGCGAGAGGCCGCTTTCTGATGTGGAAGCACAACCTGGGACGGTTCAGAAGATCTCCCTGGCTCCAGGTGCAATGGCTGAGGACACTCTAGAGAAACTCAGGTTTAGGGCTAATACCTCTAAGACCAAGATCGAGATTGAGTCTCGAGCAGAGCTTGAGTCTATTTTGGACGAATCCAGTACTGATTTCACAGTGGAATCGGGTCCCAGCTCACCCTGTCGTCCTCTCAATACAGTAAGATGCAGAGAGTGTGAGAGACTTTTCGCAAAGATGAGAAAACATCCCACCCCGGAAAAGAAAAGCAGAGATACAG ATCCAGCATCTTTATCTTGTGATGTGTGGGTTCTGCTTAAGAAGTGGCACCCTCAGAGACACCGTCATCGAGAGAAGGG ATTATTGTGGACGAGCCTGAGTCGGATCAGGAAGCTGTTAGCAGGAGGCTCCGACTTTGCAGCTGTCAACAGAACAGAAGCAAACTGCTCCAGACCTCATGCATTTCAGCAGAG GAATTTACGGCGCTGCAAGTATCTGCTTTCCATTCAGACCAACCGGTCCATTACCAAAGCAAAGCCACGGCATCGTAAGAGGTCACGATCTGTGGTCTGGCCACCCGTGGCTGGCTGGACATCTTCAGTGAAAAGGAAGCCTTCTTTGAACAACACATTTTCTCAGCAGCTTTCTCCTCTCAACCTTAGTGTTAGGATGACACAGGAGGACAAACTGCTTGTAGATGATAAGATTTCAAGATTAAATGCAGATTTGAAGCTGAACTCGGATGCCTCCAGCGAACAGAGGACGACTAATGTCCGGGGCAAACTGAACAAGCAGGAAGTGTTTGATGGCATAGACGGAACGCGGCGGGTGCTGAAGTTTGATGAAACGCCTGAAACTGTTGCTGTGGAAGCTGCGGAACAGAGGAAAAGCCCTCGGCAGAAGCACAAACGTGGAGTGATTCGTGAAGCTCAGAATGGTTTCCAGAATGAGCAGCAGGAGGAGATTTCTGAGGATTCGGATGGGTTCAGGACTCCCACAGATCTGTTCAGCGTGAAGCCTAAGATGAAACGAGGGAACCAGAAGAAAGTTTCTGCCTCTGGTGTAACAAAACCTGCCGCTCAGAAGCCCAACTTCATGTCCATGTTAGCCACTCTGGtgaagaatcagaatcagattaTTAAAGAGTCCTGCAAATGA
- the LOC109054539 gene encoding uncharacterized protein LOC109054539 isoform X2 produces MKLRRRTVLRSRRLRQREHVKDSESISVVLRDADSSQSDSVEEIKDQVSVLRDMERPVRKSRAGSSCRVRKEGERPLSDVEAQPGTVQKISLAPGAMAEDTLEKLRFRANTSKTKIEIESRAELESILDESSTDFTVESGPSSPCRPLNTVRCRECERLFAKMRKHPTPEKKSRDTDPASLSCDVWVLLKKWHPQRHRHREKGLLWTSLSRIRKLLAGGSDFAAVNRTEANCSRPHAFQQRNLRRCKYLLSIQTNRSITKAKPRHRKRSRSVVWPPVAGWTSSVKRKPSLNNTFSQQLSPLNLSVRMTQEDKLLVDDKISRLNADLKLNSDASSEQRTTNVRGKLNKQEVFDGIDGTRRVLKFDETPETVAVEAAEQRKSPRQKHKRGVIREAQNGFQNEQQEEISEDSDGFRTPTDLFSVKPKMKRGNQKKVSASGVTKPAAQKPNFMSMLATLVKNQNQIIKESCK; encoded by the exons ATGAAGCTGCGGCGCAGGACAGTCCTGAGAAGCCGACGGCTTCGACAGCGAGAACATGTGAAGGACTCTGAGAGCATCTCTGTGGTGTTGAGGGACGCTGACTCTAGTCAGTCAGACAGTGTGGAAGAAATAAAAGATCAGGTGTCTGTTCTTCGTGATATGGAGCGGCCGGTAAGGAAGAGTAGAGCTGGTTCATCATGTCGCGTGAGAAAAGAAGGCGAGAGGCCGCTTTCTGATGTGGAAGCACAACCTGGGACGGTTCAGAAGATCTCCCTGGCTCCAGGTGCAATGGCTGAGGACACTCTAGAGAAACTCAGGTTTAGGGCTAATACCTCTAAGACCAAGATCGAGATTGAGTCTCGAGCAGAGCTTGAGTCTATTTTGGACGAATCCAGTACTGATTTCACAGTGGAATCGGGTCCCAGCTCACCCTGTCGTCCTCTCAATACAGTAAGATGCAGAGAGTGTGAGAGACTTTTCGCAAAGATGAGAAAACATCCCACCCCGGAAAAGAAAAGCAGAGATACAG ATCCAGCATCTTTATCTTGTGATGTGTGGGTTCTGCTTAAGAAGTGGCACCCTCAGAGACACCGTCATCGAGAGAAGGG ATTATTGTGGACGAGCCTGAGTCGGATCAGGAAGCTGTTAGCAGGAGGCTCCGACTTTGCAGCTGTCAACAGAACAGAAGCAAACTGCTCCAGACCTCATGCATTTCAGCAGAG GAATTTACGGCGCTGCAAGTATCTGCTTTCCATTCAGACCAACCGGTCCATTACCAAAGCAAAGCCACGGCATCGTAAGAGGTCACGATCTGTGGTCTGGCCACCCGTGGCTGGCTGGACATCTTCAGTGAAAAGGAAGCCTTCTTTGAACAACACATTTTCTCAGCAGCTTTCTCCTCTCAACCTTAGTGTTAGGATGACACAGGAGGACAAACTGCTTGTAGATGATAAGATTTCAAGATTAAATGCAGATTTGAAGCTGAACTCGGATGCCTCCAGCGAACAGAGGACGACTAATGTCCGGGGCAAACTGAACAAGCAGGAAGTGTTTGATGGCATAGACGGAACGCGGCGGGTGCTGAAGTTTGATGAAACGCCTGAAACTGTTGCTGTGGAAGCTGCGGAACAGAGGAAAAGCCCTCGGCAGAAGCACAAACGTGGAGTGATTCGTGAAGCTCAGAATGGTTTCCAGAATGAGCAGCAGGAGGAGATTTCTGAGGATTCGGATGGGTTCAGGACTCCCACAGATCTGTTCAGCGTGAAGCCTAAGATGAAACGAGGGAACCAGAAGAAAGTTTCTGCCTCTGGTGTAACAAAACCTGCCGCTCAGAAGCCCAACTTCATGTCCATGTTAGCCACTCTGGtgaagaatcagaatcagattaTTAAAGAGTCCTGCAAATGA
- the LOC109054580 gene encoding neurexophilin-2-like has translation MKMCQCYSVLLMLCLHMVTCGAELRAAVSPLGWGESDKEESVSPYGSRSGILKSLRLFSHTSQSNSQSRETAPDPGALDLWAWLSNHTDTEGILSRAKRRPYVKTGKFKKMFGWGDFHSNIKTVKLNLLINGKIVDHGNGTFSVYFRHNSTGLGNVSVSLVPPSKAVDFEITQQETIEVPKDNKAFNCRVEYEKTDRSKRMSVCSDFPNRVCFQEQTQSHVSWLCSKPFKVICIYIDFFSADYKLVQKVCPDYNYHSDTPYTSVG, from the exons ATGAAGATGTGCCAGTGTTACTCTGTCCTGCTTATGCTCTGCTTACacatg GTGACATGTGGAGCAGAGCTCAGAGCAGCTGTGTCTCCTCTGGGTTGGGGAGAGAGCGATAAGGAGGAAAGTGTCTCTCCTTACGGCTCTCGTTCAGGGATTCTCAAATCCCTGCGGCTTTTCTCCCACACGTCCCAATCTAACAGCCAGAGCCGTGAAACTGCTCCGGATCCCGGGGCACTGGATCTGTGGGCTTGGTTATCCAACCACACTGATACCGAAGGAATCCTCTCAAGGGCCAAACGTCGCCCCTATGTGAAAACGGGCAAGTTTAAGAAGATGTTTGGCTGGGGCGACTTCCATTCGAACATTAAAACGGTCAAGCTAAACCTTCTCATTAATGGGAAAATCGTTGACCATGGCAACGGAACCTTTAGCGTCTATTTCCGCCACAACTCCACCGGTTTGGGCAACGTGTCCGTCAGCCTGGTCCCGCCCTCCAAGGCTGTCGATTTTGAGATCACTCAACAGGAGACCATAGAGGTACCCAAAGACAATAAGGCCTTCAATTGTCGAGTGGAATATGAGAAGACGGACCGCAGCAAGAGGATGTCCGTTTGCAGCGACTTCCCGAACAGGGTATGTTTCCAGGAACAGACCCAAAGCCATGTGTCTTGGCTTTGCTCCAAGCCATTCAAGGTCATCTGCATCTACATTGACTTCTTCAGTGCTGACTACAAGCTAGTACAGAAGGTCTGCCCAGACTACAACTACCACAGTGACACCCCCTATACCTCTGTGGGATAG